ACAACAGCGAAAGCCAGGACCACGGCATTGCCGAGGTGCTCGACTGGCAGTTGCTCGAACACGCCCAGCCCGCACTGGAACGCCAGGAGGCTGTAACGGCCGAGTTTGAGGTCAAAAACACCGACCGCACTATTGGTACGCTGCTCTCCAATGAGATTGCCAAGCGCTACCACGCGGCCGGCCTGCCCGCCGATACCATTCGCTACAAGTTCACGGGCTCGGCCGGGCAGAGCTTTGGGGCATTTTCGGCTAGCGGCCTCACTTTCAAGCTCGAAGGCGAAGCCAACGACTACGTGGGCAAGGGCCTGAGCGGCGCGCGGCTAGCCATCTTCCCGCCCGCCGCTACCACGTTTACCCCCGAGAATAATATCCTCATCGGCAACGTGGCGCTCTACGGCGCCACCTCGGGCGAACTCTACGTGCGCGGTAAGGCCGGCGAGCGCTTTGCCGTGCGCAACTCGGGCGCCACGGCGGTAGTCGAGGGGGTAGGCGACCACGGCTGCGAATACATGACCGGCGGGCGGGTGCTGGTACTGGGCGGCACGGGCCGCAATTTCGCCGCCGGCATGAGCGGCGGCCTGGCCTGGATTTATGACCCTAGCGGCCAGTTCCCGACCAACTGCAATCCCGACATGGTCGCCCTCGAAGGCCTGACCGAAGCTGACGAAGCCGAGATTCAAACGCTGCTGAAGCAGCACCATGAGTTGACGGGCAGCCACCTGGCTAACTTCCTGCTGGGCAACTGGGAGGAAGAAGCTGGGCGGTTTGTGAAAGTGTTCCCGCTGGAGTACAAGCGGGTGCTGGAAAAGGCGGTAAAAGTGGTCTAGCCCCAGGTCAGTCAGGCAAGCAAAAACAACTATAGCTAATCATGGGCAACATCACCGGCTTCAAAGAATACCCGCGCACCGCGCCGCCCAAAGCGGCCCCGACCGAGCGCGTGGCGCACTACCAGGAATTTATCGGCCTCTACCCCGAGCCGGAGCTGCACAAGCAGTCGGCCCGCTGCATGAACTGCGGGGTGCCGTTTTGCCATTCGGGCTGCCCGCTGGGCAACATCATCCCCGAGTTCAACGAGGCAGTGTATCGGCAGGACTGGCGCGAGGCCTACGATATTCTCTCATCCACTAATAATTTCCCCGAGTTTACGGGCCGCATCTGCCCGGCGCCGTGCGAGTCGGCGTGCGTGCTGAGTATTCACAGCGCGCCGGTGGTCATTGAGGAAATCGAGAAGCACATCATCGAAATTGCCTTCCAGAAGGGCTACGTGCAGCCCACCGCACCGGTGCTGAAAACCGGCAAGCAGGTGGCCGTGGTGGGCTCGGGCCCGGCCGGGCTAGCGGTGGCAGCGCAGCTCGCCGAGGCGGGCCACACCGTCACGGTGTTCGAGCGCGACCCGCACCCCGGCGGGCTGCTGCGCTACGGCGTGCCCGATTTCAAGCTCGAAAAATGGGTGATTGCGCGCCGCATCAAGCTACTCGAAGACGCGGGCGTGACCTTCCGCTGCAACACCGAAATCGGCCGTGACCTCTCTGCCGATGAGCTGCGGCTAGCCTTCGACGCCATAGTGCTGGCGGGCGGCGCCTCAGCCCCGCGCGAGCTCAACCTGCCCGGCCGCGCATTAAAAGGCATTCACTACGCCATGGAATACCTGACGCAGCAAAACCGCCGCGTGAGCGACACGCCCGTCGACAGCGAGCACATTCTGGCCGATGGCCTCGACGTGGTGGTCATTGGCAGCGGCGACACGGGCTCCGACTGCGTGGGCACCGCCAATCGCCAGCAAGCCAAGTCGGTAGCCCAGTTTGCCATGATGCACCAGCCCGGCGAAGAGCGCCCGGCCCACACGCCCTGGCCGCTCTACCCCACCGTGTTCCGCACCAGCAGCTCGCACGAAGAGGGCTGCCAGCGCTACTGGGGCGTAAATACCAAAGCCTACCTCGGCGACTCAACCGGCCATGTGCGCGCCCTGCTCGTGAGCGACGTAACCTGGGAGACCGACGACCTGGGCCGCCGCATCCGCTTCGAGGAAGTGCCTGGCTCCGACCGCGAAATCCCGTGCCAGCTGGTGCTGCTAGCCCTCGGCTTCACCGGCCCGGCCAATGCCAGCCTTCTCAACCAGCTAGGGGTTAAGCTCGATGAGCGCGGCAACGTGCACGCCCCCGAAACCACCTACCACACCAGCCTGCCTGGCGTATTCGTGGCCGGCGATATGCGCCGCGGGCAGTCACTCGTCGTGTGGGCCATCTCAGAAGGCCGCGAAGCGGCCCGGCAGATTGATGTGTATTTGATGGGCAAAACCAGCCTGCCGACCAAGAATGCGGTGGGGATGTTTGGGTGAGAGTTTTGAAAATTGCTGTAAAAGAGAAACCCCGGAAGCAACCGCTTTTGGGGTTTCTCTTTTACTCTTTGCGGTCAATAACGTCAGTATACCTAAAGTCCATATACGTCAAATCCGTTTTTCCTAACAAATCCTTTCTCATCTCAAGAATTATGTCTCCAACCACTTTCCTACCTTCTATAGGATTAGGAGCCTGCCCATGCCCTTCTTGCACTAATAAAATCAGCCTATTTACTGCTTTCACAACCTCGTCTGAGCTGTAAAGCCATGATTTATATTGCTCTTCGAAAAATATCCTCTTTCTGTCTGAAGACGAAGTACTGCCAACGAATCCCTGAAGGGCAATAATTAAGTTAGAATACTTCTCTTCTTTGAATTTTAAAATTGCTTCTGATTTCTTTGAACGAAGTGCAAAATAGTAACTCACATATCCGCTAATTACTGCCGTCGCAATAGGCAGCAATACAATGATAATATTATCCATTATTTCACCCAATTATTCGGTAGTATGCTTCGCAACTTTCTAAAGTTACAGCAAACAATCATTGATAGCACTCTACTAGCTTTTAGTTCGACAATAGGTTTCATTGGGCAATTTATAATTGCTTGCTTAACAGCAAGCCACTGTAAGAATACCCATTAATATTTACCCCTTGCAATGGCATCATGGAGATGCCCCGGCGCCCGGCCACTTTGTGCAGCTGCGGCACCACCACGCCCATCGTGGCACCCACGGCGTAGCCCACGATATTATCGGAGAGGAAGTGCTTGCCAGCTTCGATGCGGGTATAGGCTACTGCTGCCGGCACCAGAGCCGCTGCGGCCCACACGTAGGGCTGGGCGCGCGAGCCAGGATTAAAATCGTGAAACACCTTGGCGGCGAAGAAGGTAGCCACGGCCGTGTGCGCCGTGTGGCCGGCAAAAAACGCGTTGGTGGCAATGTGGCCATTGCGCAGGTCGCCTCCTTCCGAGCCGTAGAGGTAGGGCCGGTAGCGTGGAATATTGCCGATAGCGGTGGCAAACAGCGCATCAGCGGCGGCCAGGGACTCAATATACAGCACCACTACCTGCCCGTAGCGACTGCGGGCGGCCGGGTTCAGCGCCAGCAGGCCGGGCGCGATAACCAGCGTAGGATAGCACAGCAAGTCGCCGGCCGTCTGGAAGCCCGTGCTATAGTAGCCGGCCGAAAAGCGGTCGAAGGCCGGAATGTCGTTCTTATTGAGCGTGGCCAACTCAGCGTTGGTAAGGCCACTGCGTTGCTGCGAGCGGTAGAGGCCAAAGGCGCTCACGGCCGCCTCGCCCACAATAACGGGCGCCTCAACGGCGAAGCGGGTACGGTAGGGCGAAGGGGCCTGCTGGGCGCTGGCCGGCTGGGCGGCGGCCAGGCTCAGCGTGCCGGCCAGAATCGGGGCGAAAAAGTGCTTCATATCTAACAAAAGAAAGCCACTCAAACGCAAGGAACCAAACTAAGGTTAAGCCGGCAACTGCACAGTACTTCCGTCGGTTTTCTTCCGCTTTTGGCGGCCCAGCAACCTAGCCAGCTACTGCCTCGGTGTGCATAGCCTGGCTTCAGTACTTGCGCGCTAGGGGGTTGAAACCCAGTAGCTCTTTCTCCGCTAATACCGCCGACATGGCCTGATACACGGGCGCCAGCGCCTGTCGCGAAAGGCCCAGGGCTCGCACCAGCAGTACGTTGGGACGGGCCTGGGTTACGGCCACTACTAGCGGGCGCCCGGCCAGGCTAGCGTGCAAATCTGTTTGGCCAGGTGGCGGCAATTGGCGCAAGGCGGCGGCCAGGCGCCGAAACTGCGCACCGGCCGGTGGCCCCACCAAATAGATGGACAGCGCCGAATGATACGGCCCAAACGTAGCCTGCGAGGTAGCCAGGTGCTCGGCGGGCCGCAGGGCAAAGCGGTCGAGCAGGGCTAGCCGGCCGGCCACGTGCACGCGCAGCTCGGTAGCGAAGGTGGTAAAGGCAAATTTTTCGCCCGCGTCGGTGCGGCCGGCGTGCCACCAGTCGGCCAGGAGCAAGGTGGCCGACTGGGCCAGGTGCCAATGCTGAACCTGGCGGTAGCGGCTGGCGGCCTGGGGCACCAGCGGGTCGGGCAGCACCACGACCAGGGCATTTTCGGCTACGTAGCCTTCGGTTAGCTGCTCGGCCGGCCGGCTATCCAGCGACTTAAAAATGCGCGTATTAGCCTGCGTGGAAAGCAGCAGGCGACTAGCTTCTTCGCAGCGCACGCGCAGCCGGATGCTGTCGCCGGCCAGCAGGCCGCCGCCGTAGCTGGCCAGCACGGCGTGGCAGGCGGGGCTGGCCGGCGCGGCGGGGTTAATAATTTTGAGGGGCTGGATGCTGCGGCTAGCCACCAGCCGCGACTGCTGCCGCACCTGGGCTACCACCAGCTCGCTCCAGGGCGCTTGGTCGGGCATGGGGCAAAGTAACGCCGCACGGGCTCCGGTAACACTATTCGGCCTTGCGCAGCTCTTCGGGCTCGAAAAGACGGGCCAGCTTGCGCTTGCGCTCCACCAGCTGAAAAGTAGCGCGGTCGCGGCTCTCGCTCCAAAAGATATCCGAAATCAGCCCCCGGTGCGCGGGCCGGCCGGGCACGGGCCGCACCTCTTCTACCAGGTCGCCAAAGCCAAAGGCCGGCTTGTTATACAGCTCCTTAAATAGCTCGCCACGCACCAGAAACTGCTGCTCGTCGTAGCGCAGGGTTATCCATTCGCTATCGGCGTCGAGGTCGCTCACTTTCTCAAATACTTTGCCCACGGGCTCTAGTATCTCAAAGGAGCGGCGGTTGGCGGGGTGCAGGTAGCGGTAGCCGTACTCGGGCGACCAAGCATATAACCCAAAAACAACGGGACGGGGACGGGGCATAAACGGCGCAAAGCTAGCGGAGCCGAGCTTATAACAGCGGCGCGCATGCCCTGGTTGTGCCCCCGCCCGAAAACCACCGCACTCCTATCCTACAGCAACTTCGGGGTTGAAGCACGGTGCGGGCTGCCCCGAAGCTGCCCTAATTATACTGACTTGCTAAGATGCCTGAGCTACTAGCAGGTTTCTTATTTATTTTATTAGGAATTTATATTTTAAACAGTGTTTCATCCTAGATTTGCAAAATATCCTCACCTTCTCTTCATGAAGACAATTTTATCCCAACACTTTTCCTGCTCTTATAAGCCCCTGTTGCTGGCGGCTGGCCTGGGTGTCTCGCTGGCTAGCCACGCTCAGTACATGCCCGGCAACCTCGTAGTGCTGCGCGTGGGCGACGGCGTAAATTCGCTGACCAGCACCTCGGCCCCTACCTATCTGGACGAGTACACGCCGGCCGGGGTACTTCAATCTTCTCTGCCCCTTAATAATGCCGCTGGCACTGCCAATAAGCTTACCAATACCGGCAATAGCACTTCGGAAGGCCTGCTAACCCTTTCGGCCGATGGGCGCTATCTGCTCACAACCGGCTATAACGCGGAAGTGGGCCTAGCCACCGTCAATACCACGGCGGCGGCGGTGGTGCCGCGCACCGTGGCCCGCGTCGACGCGAGCCGGAGCGTGGATATTTCGACCGCGCTCACCAACGCCTACTCGGGCGGTAATATTCGCGGGGCCGCCAGCGCCGACGGCACTAGCTTTTTCCTGTCGGGCAGCAATGCCGGAGTACGCTACGCGGGGCTGGGCGCCACTATTTCCAGCGGCATCAGCACCACTATCAGCAGCCCCCGCGTGGTGCGGATATACCGCAACCGGGTGTATTTCTCGACGGGTTCGGGCACCACGCCGGGCATTTACGTCATTGATTTGGCCACGAACACTACTTCGGGGCAAACGGCCACGTCTTTTTTACCCACCGGCATCGGCACCAACTCGGCTAGCCCCTACGGCTTTGTGCTGTTTGACCGCGACCCCAACGTGCCGGGCTTCGACGCGGCCTACGTGGCCGACGACGGCATTGGCACCCCGAGTCCCGGCATTCAAAAGTGGTCGTTTGATGGCAGTGCCTGGACGCTGCAAGGCATCATTGGCTCAGCTTACCGGGGCCTCACGGGCACGCTCAACCCCGATGGCAGCGCGACGCTTTACGCCACCACCAACACCTCGGCCGGGGGCAACCAGCTGGTGAGCGTGACGGATGTGAATGCCTACAACGCGGTTCCCAGCACCACGGCCGTGACCGTGCGCGTCACGGCCATTGCGCGCGCGGCCCTGCGGGGGGTCGAGTTTGCGCCTGGTACGGTGGTGGTGCTGCCGGTGGTGCTCACCGGCTTTGCGGCGGCGCGCACGGCAGCCGGCGTGCAGCTGCGCTGGGCCACGGCTTCGGAAGCCAACAGCGCGCACTTTAAGGTAGAGCGTAGCCTCGATGGGATAGTCTTTAGCCACATTGCTACGGCCGCGGCGGCCGGCACCTCCCAGCGGCCCCGCGCCTACGCTCACCTCGATGCGGGGGCTCCTACCGGCCCGCTCTACTACCGCCTGCGCCAGCTAGACCTCGATGGTACTGCCCACTACTCGCCGGTAGTGGCCGTGAGCGGCAGCACCCCTTCCGGGCTAGCCCTCAGCCCCAACCCGGTGCGCGAAAGCCTGCACCTAACTACTACCGCAGCCACTGCCTACACGGTGCGCACCGCCCTGGGCCAGCCAGTAGCTCAAGGCCTTACCGCCGAAGGCGCGGCTACCATCAGCGTGGCTAGCCTGCCGGTGGGCGTTTATTTCCTCGAGCTGCACACCGGTATGGGCCGCGTAGTCCAGCGGTTTGTAAAAGAATAGCCTGCCTCCATTTTACCAGGCTAGCCAGGGCACATACCGGCCCGGCTACTCGGCGTAGTAGCAGCTGCTGACTTTGCTAGCAGACCCGTGACTTTCGCTAGCTGGCTTAGCGGCCGCCGGGCGCAGCATATCCTAATCCGGTTAGCGCCGTAAGAGGAGGCCTATCCGCTGGCCGCGCCAGTGAGGCTCAGTAGTAAGAGCCCGCGCGGCGGCTTTTTTTTATGCCTACCCCCAGCTTACCCAAATCCAAGCCCGCTCCTGCTGCTAAAAAGGCTGCCCCGGCCGCCACCCCCCAAACCGCTTCGGCCGCCTCGACCAAAGCCGTTGTTTCTGCTGCCAAGCCTGTTGTTGCCCAGCCCGTGCGCGATGGTTTCGGGGCCTTGCCCCACGCCCAAGGCACCACGTTTCGAGTGTGGGCCCCGGCCGCCAGCGCCGTGTCAGTTATCGGCACTTTTAATAACTGGGACAAAACCGCTAGCCCTTTGCAAGCCGAGGAAGGCGGCAACTGGGCCGCCGACCTGCCCGGTGTGAAGCCCGGCGCCGGCTACAAGTTCGCGCTGCAGACCCCGGCCGGCGAACTCACCCGCAACGACCCCTACGCCCGCGCCGTCA
The genomic region above belongs to Hymenobacter sp. BRD128 and contains:
- a CDS encoding glutamate synthase subunit beta: MGNITGFKEYPRTAPPKAAPTERVAHYQEFIGLYPEPELHKQSARCMNCGVPFCHSGCPLGNIIPEFNEAVYRQDWREAYDILSSTNNFPEFTGRICPAPCESACVLSIHSAPVVIEEIEKHIIEIAFQKGYVQPTAPVLKTGKQVAVVGSGPAGLAVAAQLAEAGHTVTVFERDPHPGGLLRYGVPDFKLEKWVIARRIKLLEDAGVTFRCNTEIGRDLSADELRLAFDAIVLAGGASAPRELNLPGRALKGIHYAMEYLTQQNRRVSDTPVDSEHILADGLDVVVIGSGDTGSDCVGTANRQQAKSVAQFAMMHQPGEERPAHTPWPLYPTVFRTSSSHEEGCQRYWGVNTKAYLGDSTGHVRALLVSDVTWETDDLGRRIRFEEVPGSDREIPCQLVLLALGFTGPANASLLNQLGVKLDERGNVHAPETTYHTSLPGVFVAGDMRRGQSLVVWAISEGREAARQIDVYLMGKTSLPTKNAVGMFG
- a CDS encoding phosphatase PAP2 family protein; protein product: MKHFFAPILAGTLSLAAAQPASAQQAPSPYRTRFAVEAPVIVGEAAVSAFGLYRSQQRSGLTNAELATLNKNDIPAFDRFSAGYYSTGFQTAGDLLCYPTLVIAPGLLALNPAARSRYGQVVVLYIESLAAADALFATAIGNIPRYRPYLYGSEGGDLRNGHIATNAFFAGHTAHTAVATFFAAKVFHDFNPGSRAQPYVWAAAALVPAAVAYTRIEAGKHFLSDNIVGYAVGATMGVVVPQLHKVAGRRGISMMPLQGVNINGYSYSGLLLSKQL
- a CDS encoding urease accessory protein UreD encodes the protein MPDQAPWSELVVAQVRQQSRLVASRSIQPLKIINPAAPASPACHAVLASYGGGLLAGDSIRLRVRCEEASRLLLSTQANTRIFKSLDSRPAEQLTEGYVAENALVVVLPDPLVPQAASRYRQVQHWHLAQSATLLLADWWHAGRTDAGEKFAFTTFATELRVHVAGRLALLDRFALRPAEHLATSQATFGPYHSALSIYLVGPPAGAQFRRLAAALRQLPPPGQTDLHASLAGRPLVVAVTQARPNVLLVRALGLSRQALAPVYQAMSAVLAEKELLGFNPLARKY
- a CDS encoding T9SS type A sorting domain-containing protein, which encodes MKTILSQHFSCSYKPLLLAAGLGVSLASHAQYMPGNLVVLRVGDGVNSLTSTSAPTYLDEYTPAGVLQSSLPLNNAAGTANKLTNTGNSTSEGLLTLSADGRYLLTTGYNAEVGLATVNTTAAAVVPRTVARVDASRSVDISTALTNAYSGGNIRGAASADGTSFFLSGSNAGVRYAGLGATISSGISTTISSPRVVRIYRNRVYFSTGSGTTPGIYVIDLATNTTSGQTATSFLPTGIGTNSASPYGFVLFDRDPNVPGFDAAYVADDGIGTPSPGIQKWSFDGSAWTLQGIIGSAYRGLTGTLNPDGSATLYATTNTSAGGNQLVSVTDVNAYNAVPSTTAVTVRVTAIARAALRGVEFAPGTVVVLPVVLTGFAAARTAAGVQLRWATASEANSAHFKVERSLDGIVFSHIATAAAAGTSQRPRAYAHLDAGAPTGPLYYRLRQLDLDGTAHYSPVVAVSGSTPSGLALSPNPVRESLHLTTTAATAYTVRTALGQPVAQGLTAEGAATISVASLPVGVYFLELHTGMGRVVQRFVKE